The Gossypium hirsutum isolate 1008001.06 chromosome A13, Gossypium_hirsutum_v2.1, whole genome shotgun sequence nucleotide sequence AAATTCAGCCTTATGAACATTGAAGGACCTAGTGAAGACAAACAGTTATTTTCCAACAGGAACAACTGAGTAGACAGGTATGAGGATATTCAGCATGTTTCATGCCAGAATTGAATACATAACACATAACAAGCCATTAATTTACTTCATGCAATTGTCACCACATTCTAGTATCACTAGTATCACATAAGGACTAAACACCGAGGGTCTAATACCATCCCCATATGCCAAGAAGATTTTCTGCTTCCCATGCCTTCTGTATTTCCAGTCGACCAAGAAGTTAGGCTATTCAGCAAATTCGAAATTCTTATAATTACATACACTTCTATATATCAAGTTATGTACTTcgagattttctttttcttttttctagaaAAATTCAAGATGAGAGCTAAGTCATTGGTAAAACTACATTTCTCTTATAACAAAAGCtccaccccccccccccaaaaaaaaaaaaaggctgagTGGTGGTTAACAATTAATCAATTATAGACTAATAATATCGTATCAATACTTACCCATATGCATCCTGTGCTAGTAGAAGCCCATTGGTGGATATTTCTTCAACCAACTTTTCTCGATACTCACCAGTTGAATGGCTAATACATCGTTGCAAAACGCAACAGCCGTGCTGATGAGTTGCAATATCAACGCAATACTTTGCGGCAGCTACAAAGATAAACTGTAAAGcggtttgaaaataaaaatgtgagaTATCTATGGAGGAGAATAATGACTCAGGAAAAAAGCTGAATGATATTCGACAAGTACTTATGCATTCGTTATCTTAAcagaattttaaataaaaccatCGAGATACGTAAAATGCCACCCTACTAAATCAAGTAGTTCACTGCCAACTGCAACATCTGCACAAAATAGCTAACAGACAGCATGTCGTATATTGACAGCAAAGATGTGGTTAAACACAGCACTATTTTGCATCAAGTTTACACAACTTTTCATAGTTCCAAAGAGATACTAGGTCATTATATGGCTGATTAATTTTCTGCCTGCTTAAACTTAAGACATCTAACCCTttatcagaaaaagaaaaagcatacTCTGGTATTATAAAAGACGCATCATGTTTGGACTTTGGAGTTCAGACACCAATTGATGATTAACCAAAGAATATGACATCCACTGAACAGCTCATATGGCTTGCAGTTATGAAGCACATGGAATGTGACTAAAGGCTCAATCTATTAGGGACTAAAGGGATACTATCAAATATCATTTACCTCTTGTCCTTATGTAGACCCCGAAAAAAGATGTCATGGTCCATAGCttatacaaaaaaataacatttcatATGTTAATGCACAACAATTCAGCAGATGGAAGGCTTACCTTGTTATCTTCACTGCTAAGACATTGCAAGCAACGCTGCACGACATGATTTCCGTTCAGGTCCTTGATGAGAGATAGAAACCCAGGCTCAAGTACTGATATAACCAGTGAAATTTGCTGCCTGGTTTTGAGAGTCTCGATCAACTTTTGAACTACACGAGTGCTGGAAGAATGAAAAACTATGTTAGAACCTGCAGATAAGAATGCATACATTAATATATTGCAGGGTTTCAGAAATACCCATGAGTGTTGAGAGATATTCTAACAAGTTGCCCTGGTTCTTCTGTAACCATTAACAGAATCTGCATTCTCTGTTCTTCATTACACACTTCCAATAACTTCTGCATGAGGTAATTCCCAAAAGGGTTCATCATAAGTTCAACCACATGATCAATGATCTCCTTAAATATTATTTGCACATCCAGTTGGGAACCCTCATCGAATACCCGTTGTAAGAACCTACAGCCATGTTGGTCTTTCGCTATTAAGTATATGTATCCGCGAGCTTCTGCCAAAGAGTTACACTTAGGTGGCAAAGAGAAATCGCTATATAACTTAGCATTCTTAACATTTCCACAAACGGCTGCAATTTGAGACCAACCATCGAGCTGTGACGATAATGACCTTCTTTCTTGACGCTTATTCGCACCAACCTCCTGCAGAGAACCTTTGTTTTGCTCCCTTGAACAACAATCAATTCCCTTATTGATCATGTAATTTAAACCCTTTCCTTGGATAATGAAACTATCCTCAGTAGCAAAAGCCTCAAGACCTTCTTGTGGGATTCTAGCATTAGAATGTGCTCTAACCATCCCATTGGATGGTGATGGTAGCCCATGATGTAGCAGATTTTCAACACTTACATGAGGGGTTGCTTGAATCAACCTGGGAGAACCATGGACCAAAACATCATTCACTGAAAGTTTACTCAAAGAAGTGCTTAAATTCAATACAGAATCACCTTTCTGCCATGGAGATCTCATTGCACCATTCAAACAACTCATTCCCTGGTGAGGACCCAAAGCATCGTTGGAAAATGCCATATTAAACCCACCATTGAAATTCAATGGAACACTCATTGGAACAGTGGGTTGAATTCCCACAAAATCTCTAAAACTGGGATCAACTTTTTCTTGATCGTTGCTAATATACATTTTACTACGGTTTCTACAAAGACCCAATTCACCAATCAAGCCACCCTCACTGCCACCCTTGTTCCTAACAGCTGAATCCATCAGCAGTGCATTAGGCAAGTGTGGCTTAAGGTCCTCTAATGCCGGTGGAGTTGGTGATCCATTTTCAGACAAAGACTGCTGTCCATCATTAGAAAACAGACTCGAGGAAGAACCATCTGAGTGTAAAGAGAAACCGCTTACAGGAGAAACACATGTATGCTTATGATAATGACTTGATGTACCATCATACATAAGACCATACATGCCATGAAATGACCCATTCACATGGTGATGAATATTATTATCATCATGTTTTTTTTGCAGATGaagatgatggtgatgatgatgtgaTGTTGCATGAGGGATCTCATCTAACAACATTTCAAACTCCTCATCATCCTTCATGTTTCCtctatctttcttcttctgcttcttcACCAAAATCTCAGCTATGGCTTCCAACAACaacagaaaaacaaaaaagaaaatcaaaataccCACATCAGATACAAATCGAAAAAGACTTAAATAACAAATACCCAGAATCAATTACCACTTCTTATCGTCTGGGTTTTGCTCAGatttcgaaagaaaaaaaaaacaaaaaattgggGTTGGTTTTCTTTGAGTGAAGAACAATATGAATTACACGAATTGCAGTTTCAGTGatatgaaaaatgaatttaatttttgggttttctcttTGTTTGAAGAGTTGGTGAAGCATGCAAAGATTGAAGGA carries:
- the LOC107893986 gene encoding putative pumilio homolog 10, encoding MKDDEEFEMLLDEIPHATSHHHHHHLHLQKKHDDNNIHHHVNGSFHGMYGLMYDGTSSHYHKHTCVSPVSGFSLHSDGSSSSLFSNDGQQSLSENGSPTPPALEDLKPHLPNALLMDSAVRNKGGSEGGLIGELGLCRNRSKMYISNDQEKVDPSFRDFVGIQPTVPMSVPLNFNGGFNMAFSNDALGPHQGMSCLNGAMRSPWQKGDSVLNLSTSLSKLSVNDVLVHGSPRLIQATPHVSVENLLHHGLPSPSNGMVRAHSNARIPQEGLEAFATEDSFIIQGKGLNYMINKGIDCCSREQNKGSLQEVGANKRQERRSLSSQLDGWSQIAAVCGNVKNAKLYSDFSLPPKCNSLAEARGYIYLIAKDQHGCRFLQRVFDEGSQLDVQIIFKEIIDHVVELMMNPFGNYLMQKLLEVCNEEQRMQILLMVTEEPGQLVRISLNTHGTRVVQKLIETLKTRQQISLVISVLEPGFLSLIKDLNGNHVVQRCLQCLSSEDNKFIFVAAAKYCVDIATHQHGCCVLQRCISHSTGEYREKLVEEISTNGLLLAQDAYGNYVVQFILELKIPSATSTLVSQFQGNYVHLSSQKFSSHVVEKCLAVLNDESRSRIIRELLSATHFERLLQDPHANYVVQTALRVSEGPLHNSLIEAIESRKAISRNSPYSKRIFSQKLLKK